The genome window TACCTGGAATGCGGAGTGCTGGCGCACGGCTTCGCGCGGGTGCGCTGCGAGAGTTGCAAGGACGAGTTTCTCGTCGCCTTCTCGTGCAAGGGCCGAGGGGTGTGCCCGTCCTGCAACGCGAAGCGGGCGCATGTGACGGCGGTGCACCTGGTGGAGCAGGTGCTGCCGCACGTGCCCTACCGGCAATGGACGCTGTCCTTTCCGCACCGGGTGCGGTGGGTGCTGCTCAAGGACGTGGGACTGCTCTCGGACGTCCTCACCGTCTTCCTGCGCGCAGTGTTTGCCCTGCAGCGCCGAAGGGCACGGCGGCAGGGCCTGAGGGATGGGCAGGCCGGGGCCGTGTCGTTCATCCAGTTCTTCGGCTCCGCCTTGCAGGTGACTCCGCACTTCCACTCGCTGGTACCGGACGGCGTCTTCGTGCCGCAGGAGGGCGGCGTGCGCTTCGAGCCGTTGCCACCGCCCACGCAAGGCTAGGTGGAGCGGCTGCTGAGGGGGGTACGCCACCGGGTGCTGCGCCTCCTGGAAAAAAGAGGGGCACTGCCCGCGCAAGGACCCGAGGACGCGCTGCAGGCATACCAGGCGCACTCCCTGCAGCAACGGCTGCGCTGGACGGAGGTGGACGTCCGGCCCCCTCCCAGCAAGCAGCCCCGATGCGCCTTCCTGGAGGGATTCTCCTTGCACGCCAACACGCATTTGCATGCCAACGACAGGCAGGGACTGGAGCGGCTATGCCGCTACGGGGCGCGTGGCGCACTGGCGCTGGAGCGGTTGTCACGAGCGGAGGACGGCCGCATTGCCTACCGCATGAAGCGCCCGCTGCCGGACGGCACGACGCACCTGCTCTTCACCGGGCTGGAACTGTTACGGCGTGTGGCGTCCCTGGTGCCTCCGCCTCGAGCAAACCTCACGAGGTTCCACGGCGTCTTTGCTCCAGGCGCCAAACTGCGGCCTTTTACGGCTCCCCCCAGCAGAGGAGGCGAGAGCGGGGAGTGAGGCAGCGGCTAGGAAGGAGCGGATGAAGGAGAGGACGCCGCGAGTGGATAGGGCAGGGTTGCTCAAGAGGACGTTCGACTTCGACGTGTTCGCCTGCGTGAGGTGTGGAGGCAGGAGGCGGGTGTTGGCGTACGTGAAGGCAGGCAGGGGAGTGAGAGCGATACTGGAGCACCTGGGCTTGCCCACGGCAGGTGCGAGGCTTGCGCCGGCGCGCGGGCCCCCTCAGGCCGCGTGGTGTTGAGGCTCAAGCTGCCAGGGCCAGGAGAGCCAAGTTCCTGCTGCGCACCTCATGGGAGGACGGCCAGGGCCGACGTGTACTCCAAGAGGCTGCGCGGCCTGTCCACCCGCTTGGCTCACGGCTCGGGCGGCCCCTGTCAGCGCTCCTCCTCGGCTCCTCCCCTCCTGCCCTCACCCGCAGCATGGCCTCTATCCCGCCTATACGCTACGCCATTTCTGCTCCCCACAAGAGGGAGCGCAGAAGGCGAGCGAGGCGCCCCAGGCAGCTGCGAGGCAGGAAACGAGGAAGGAGCGGACAGCGCGAGTGGACTGGGCAGGGCTGCTACGAAGGACCTTCGTGTTGGATGTGTTCGCCTGCGGCAGGTGTGGAGGCAGGCGGCGGGTGTTGGCGTACGTGAAGGAGGCGGGAGGGGTGCGGGCGATGCTGGAGCACCTGGGCCTGCCCACGGCAGGTGCGAGGCTGGCCTCGGCGCGCGCGCGCCCTCAAGCCGCGTGGTGTTGAGACTCAAGCCGAC of Stigmatella aurantiaca contains these proteins:
- a CDS encoding transposase zinc-binding domain-containing protein; this translates as MECGVLAHGFARVRCESCKDEFLVAFSCKGRGVCPSCNAKRAHVTAVHLVEQVLPHVPYRQWTLSFPHRVRWVLLKDVGLLSDVLTVFLRAVFALQRRRARRQGLRDGQAGAVSFIQFFGSALQVTPHFHSLVPDGVFVPQEGGVRFEPLPPPTQG
- a CDS encoding ATP-dependent helicase HrpA codes for the protein MLAYVKEAGGVRAMLEHLGLPTAGARLASARARPQAAWC